The Daucus carota subsp. sativus chromosome 2, DH1 v3.0, whole genome shotgun sequence genome includes a window with the following:
- the LOC108208735 gene encoding homoserine kinase — MDLLKLNTHYNHTHFTQSQSQSLINHNYCYSIRHRVAIKLNVAAHSTEDPKSVATIVGEPKPVYSSVKTFAPATVANLGVGFDFLGCAVDGLGDFVTLSLDSSVRPGFVSISDITGSTRKLTLNPLNNCAGIAAISVMKMLNVRSVGVSLVLHKGLPLGSGLGSSAASAAAAAVAVNEIFGGRLSVSELVLAGLESEKKVSGYHADNVAPAIMGGFVLIRGYEPLDLIHLKFPVEKELFFVLVTPEFEAPTKKMRAALAKEVSMADHVWNSSQAGALVAAVLQGDLRGMGSALSSDKIVEPKRAPLIPGMEDVKKAALKAGAFGCTISGAGPTVVAVTDDEEKGRLIGDCMVRSFMEFGNLKAAAVVKQLDRVGARLISTTPL, encoded by the coding sequence ATGGATCTACTGAAGCTCAACACCCACTACAATCACACTCACTTCACCCAATCCCAATCTCAATCACTCATCAATCACAATTATTGTTACTCAATACGACACCGGGTTGCGATAAAACTCAATGTGGCAGCTCATTCTACTGAGGACCCGAAATCGGTGGCGACAATTGTTGGAGAACCCAAGCCAGTGTACTCTTCTGTGAAGACATTTGCGCCTGCCACTGTGGCTAATCTCGGGGTTGGGTTTGATTTTCTCGGGTGCGCTGTTGATGGGCTGGGTGATTTTGTGACACTTAGTTTGGATTCTAGTGTTCGTCCGGGGTTTGTTTCGATTTCTGATATTACTGGCTCTACGCGTAAACTTACTTTGAATCCGTTAAATAATTGTGCTGGTATTGCTGCTATTTCTGTTATGAAAATGCTTAATGTTAGGTCTGTGGGGGTTTCGCTTGTGTTGCATAAGGGTTTGCCGTTGGGGAGTGGGTTGGGGTCGAGTGCGGCGAGTGCTGCCGCAGCTGCTGTGGCGGTTAATGAGATCTTTGGAGGGAGGTTGTCGGTTTCGGAGTTGGTTTTGGCGGGGTTAGAGAGTGAGAAGAAGGTGTCGGGGTATCATGCGGATAATGTGGCTCCGGCTATAATGGGGGGGTTTGTGCTGATTAGGGGGTATGAGCCGCTGGATTTGATTCATTTGAAGTTTCCGGTGGAGAAGGAGTTGTTTTTTGTGCTTGTGACTCCGGAGTTTGAGGCGCCTACGAAGAAGATGAGGGCGGCGTTGGCCAAGGAGGTGAGTATGGCGGATCATGTGTGGAATTCTAGTCAGGCGGGGGCACTTGTGGCCGCTGTGTTGCAAGGGGATTTGAGGGGGATGGGGAGTGCATTGTCGTCGGATAAGATTGTGGAGCCGAAACGAGCGCCTTTGATTCCGGGAATGGAGGATGTTAAGAAGGCAGCGTTAAAGGCTGGGGCGTTTGGTTGTACAATTAGTGGTGCTGGGCCTACTGTTGTTGCTGTTACGGATGATGAGGAAAAGGGGAGGTTGATTGGAGATTGTATGGTCCGGTCTTTTATGGAGTTTGGGAATTTGAAAGCTGCTGCTGTAGTGAAGCAACTTGATCGTGTGGGTGCTAGGCTTATCAGTACCACTCCTTTGTGA